From Paenibacillus sp. V4I7, one genomic window encodes:
- a CDS encoding ABC transporter substrate-binding protein has translation MKNGRKSKQTLLAFFLLCFSLVIGCTKTNTVIESTTPNASPTESAAPAVTPTTSKLPDVKLTFYYPSNPPGKDQQLVNDEINKYLKSKINATVDLKPLSFDEYDPKLNTIMASGEAFDLAWGSKYWLLGYQPNIDKGALLEITDDMINKFAPEARKNIPDKFWPDMKAADGKVYGFPVYQIAAKTKSLVIQKQYVDKYKLDINSIKTYKDIEPFLKTLKENEKDVIPFGMAQNSWGLYTDPGLVGADGLAVVFKKDDKDYKSLTKIEQLQNKKEYYTTMHKWYQAGYINEDAPLLKNITDLKKKGKVAVGIEFTTKPGGEADEMNNNGGNEVVYVPISDSYFTGIASAMQVISKTSKNPERALMLINLLNTDKMLYNLIANGIEGKHYIKKDDKYIEPIKDSGYAPNVDWVFGNQFNAYLKGKQTPDVWEKTIKLNDSAMVPASYGFGVNKDSIKSEEANTTAVNNEFQVALETGAVDPNDILPKYIDKLKAAGQDKIEVETTKQWQAFLKEKGLK, from the coding sequence TTGAAAAATGGTAGAAAATCAAAACAAACACTGCTTGCTTTTTTCCTCCTTTGTTTCAGTCTTGTCATCGGTTGTACAAAGACCAATACGGTAATTGAATCTACGACACCAAACGCTTCACCAACCGAATCTGCAGCACCGGCTGTAACTCCGACAACAAGCAAACTACCCGATGTAAAGCTCACTTTTTATTACCCAAGCAATCCTCCGGGAAAAGATCAACAGCTGGTTAATGATGAAATCAATAAATATTTAAAAAGCAAAATAAATGCAACGGTAGATTTAAAGCCGCTCTCATTTGATGAATACGATCCTAAATTGAATACGATCATGGCTTCCGGGGAAGCATTCGACCTCGCATGGGGTTCGAAATATTGGCTATTAGGTTATCAGCCGAACATCGATAAAGGTGCCCTTCTGGAAATAACGGATGATATGATCAATAAATTTGCGCCTGAAGCTCGTAAAAACATACCAGATAAATTCTGGCCGGATATGAAAGCGGCCGACGGCAAAGTATACGGGTTCCCGGTTTACCAAATCGCAGCCAAGACGAAAAGTCTTGTGATTCAAAAACAGTACGTCGACAAATACAAATTGGATATCAACTCGATCAAAACCTATAAGGACATAGAGCCGTTCTTAAAAACCTTGAAGGAAAACGAGAAGGACGTCATACCTTTTGGAATGGCACAGAACTCATGGGGACTTTATACGGACCCAGGTTTAGTAGGGGCGGACGGTCTTGCTGTGGTTTTCAAAAAGGATGATAAAGACTATAAAAGCTTGACTAAAATCGAACAACTTCAGAATAAGAAAGAATACTACACTACTATGCACAAATGGTACCAGGCAGGTTATATCAACGAGGATGCTCCTCTTCTCAAAAATATTACGGATCTGAAGAAGAAAGGCAAAGTTGCGGTTGGTATTGAGTTTACAACGAAACCCGGCGGTGAAGCCGATGAAATGAACAACAACGGAGGGAACGAGGTTGTCTACGTGCCAATTTCGGATTCGTACTTTACCGGAATTGCTAGCGCTATGCAAGTAATAAGTAAAACATCCAAAAATCCGGAACGAGCGCTTATGTTAATCAATCTTCTCAATACAGACAAAATGTTATATAATCTGATTGCAAACGGGATTGAAGGTAAGCACTACATCAAAAAGGATGATAAATATATTGAACCCATTAAAGATTCCGGCTACGCTCCTAATGTTGACTGGGTATTTGGCAATCAATTCAATGCTTACTTGAAAGGGAAACAAACACCTGACGTATGGGAGAAAACAATCAAACTAAATGATAGCGCGATGGTTCCTGCTTCTTATGGATTTGGTGTTAATAAGGATTCAATTAAATCAGAGGAAGCGAATACTACTGCTGTGAACAACGAGTTCCAAGTCGCTCTTGAAACAGGGGCGGTGGATCCCAACGACATACTGCCTAAATACATTGACAAGTTAAAAGCTGCTGGCCAAGACAAGATTGAAGTTGAAACTACGAAACAATGGCAAGCGTTTCTTAAAGAAAAAGGATTGAAATAA
- a CDS encoding carbohydrate ABC transporter permease, which produces MEKANRNQQSNWVINGFFIIVCLLMAVPFFLVIAVSVTSENSLLQNGYRFIPKELSLEAFRIVLKTPELLLKGYGVTIVITVIGTILSLLLTAMSAYPISRRDFRYNRPLTFYIFFTMLFNGGIIPFYILMTQYLHLKNTLMALIIPLMLNPFNIMIMKGYLDKISIEIIESAKIDGSGELRIFFRIVLPLSTPALATLGLFISFAYWNDWFNALLFIDNEKYVPLQLLLVRILSQIEFLANSPLAEAASKLQFTNFPTLSVRMAMAILAGGPMLIIFPFFQKYFVKGITVGSLKS; this is translated from the coding sequence ATGGAAAAAGCGAATAGAAATCAACAATCGAATTGGGTGATTAACGGATTTTTCATCATCGTTTGTCTATTGATGGCGGTGCCTTTCTTCCTGGTGATTGCCGTATCCGTGACTTCGGAAAACAGCTTACTTCAAAATGGCTATCGCTTTATTCCGAAAGAACTGAGCTTGGAAGCCTTTCGGATTGTATTGAAAACGCCTGAACTTCTACTTAAGGGTTATGGCGTGACGATTGTGATCACTGTGATCGGTACGATCCTTTCACTCCTATTGACGGCAATGTCGGCGTACCCTATCTCACGTAGGGATTTCCGCTATAATCGGCCTCTAACTTTTTATATTTTTTTTACAATGCTTTTTAATGGGGGAATTATCCCTTTTTATATCTTGATGACCCAATATCTACATTTGAAAAATACCTTAATGGCATTAATTATTCCCTTGATGCTGAATCCTTTTAACATCATGATCATGAAAGGCTATTTGGATAAAATTTCGATTGAAATCATTGAGTCCGCTAAAATTGACGGTTCTGGTGAGCTCCGTATTTTCTTTCGCATCGTCTTGCCGCTTTCAACGCCAGCGCTCGCGACACTCGGATTATTCATTTCTTTTGCTTATTGGAATGATTGGTTTAATGCCTTGTTGTTCATCGACAATGAAAAGTATGTCCCTCTTCAGCTGCTGCTGGTAAGAATCTTATCTCAAATTGAGTTTTTAGCAAACTCTCCGTTAGCTGAGGCGGCAAGCAAGTTACAATTCACGAACTTCCCGACTTTATCGGTGAGGATGGCAATGGCTATTCTGGCGGGCGGTCCCATGCTGATCATCTTTCCGTTCTTCCAAAAGTATTTTGTGAAAGGGATCACGGTGGGATCTTTAAAGAGTTAG
- a CDS encoding Rrf2 family transcriptional regulator, whose translation MKQISSRFSIAVHILSLIATIPTECTGDFIAGSVNTNPVIIRKIIGMLKKAGLVEVRAGVGGTSLCKDTDQITLLDVYRAVEVIENGELFNFHNHPNPNCTVGRNIESALRAEMRDAQFAMEQRLSNVSLQQLISNFK comes from the coding sequence ATGAAACAGATTAGCAGTCGCTTTTCGATAGCTGTTCATATCCTGTCGTTAATTGCGACTATTCCAACGGAGTGTACAGGTGATTTCATTGCTGGCAGCGTGAATACGAATCCTGTCATTATTCGCAAAATTATTGGGATGTTGAAGAAGGCAGGACTCGTTGAAGTACGTGCTGGAGTTGGCGGAACTTCGCTGTGTAAGGATACAGACCAAATTACATTACTTGATGTATACCGGGCAGTGGAAGTGATCGAGAATGGGGAGTTGTTCAATTTCCATAACCATCCCAACCCCAACTGTACGGTAGGAAGAAATATTGAATCTGCCCTCCGTGCAGAAATGCGGGACGCTCAATTCGCGATGGAACAAAGATTGTCTAACGTTTCCTTGCAACAACTCATATCTAATTTTAAATAA
- a CDS encoding sugar ABC transporter permease, with amino-acid sequence MSKTHKVKKRWFIQEFLHLRKNRELLLLATPGILFELIIAYVPMVGLILAFKYFRYDKGIFGSQWVGFKNFEFIFKSQDAWRIIRNTILYNITYILLGTIVALLFALLLNEVSGRLVKIYQTTMFLPYFISLVLVGYITYAFLDHKNGYLNVLFKWFGFEPHKWYFESTPWMFILPLVAVWKGVGFSTLIYYAGIIGIHSDYYEAAKLDGASRIQMMARITLPLLKPLIIIVFILGLGNIFRGDFGLHYFVPNNVGANLATTDIIDTYVYRALSKLGDINSGAAVGFLQSVVGLITILTANFIVRRVDKDNALF; translated from the coding sequence ATGAGTAAAACACACAAGGTCAAGAAACGATGGTTCATCCAAGAATTTCTACATCTACGTAAAAATCGGGAGCTGCTGCTGCTTGCGACACCTGGTATTTTGTTCGAACTCATCATTGCCTATGTGCCTATGGTTGGTTTAATATTAGCATTCAAATATTTCAGGTATGATAAGGGCATTTTTGGCAGCCAATGGGTAGGATTCAAAAATTTCGAATTTATATTTAAATCGCAAGATGCCTGGAGAATCATACGAAACACGATATTATATAACATCACCTATATCCTACTTGGAACGATTGTAGCTCTGCTCTTCGCGCTTCTACTTAACGAGGTGAGCGGCCGACTGGTCAAGATTTACCAGACAACCATGTTTCTCCCTTACTTCATATCGCTCGTACTTGTTGGTTACATTACGTATGCCTTCTTGGATCATAAGAACGGGTATCTCAATGTTTTATTTAAATGGTTTGGCTTTGAGCCGCATAAATGGTACTTCGAGTCGACACCATGGATGTTTATTTTACCACTGGTTGCTGTATGGAAGGGGGTCGGATTCTCGACTTTAATTTATTACGCCGGGATAATAGGTATCCATAGTGATTACTATGAAGCTGCAAAATTGGATGGAGCTTCACGGATACAGATGATGGCTCGTATTACGCTGCCGCTGTTGAAACCTTTAATTATCATTGTGTTTATATTAGGGCTTGGTAATATCTTCAGAGGCGATTTCGGCCTGCACTATTTTGTACCTAATAATGTAGGCGCGAATTTGGCTACGACAGATATCATTGACACTTATGTGTATCGAGCACTTTCAAAGCTGGGTGACATTAATTCCGGAGCAGCAGTGGGATTCCTTCAATCCGTGGTTGGTTTAATAACCATACTAACTGCAAATTTCATCGTACGCCGAGTTGATAAAGATAACGCGTTATTTTAG
- a CDS encoding GNAT family N-acetyltransferase encodes MLTRTNEQQVRIEPWAEANLALLYRMNAPEMLEHLGGPETEEQILARHKRYVEIGGKGNGRMFSIVLLPELEAVGNIGYWERVWKEETVYEIGWGVLPTFQGRGIASAATAAAVASARTEPKIRYIHAFPSVDNPASNAICRKLGFKFIAECSFEYPPGSFMRCNDWRLDLTAVT; translated from the coding sequence ATGCTAACTCGAACGAACGAGCAGCAGGTAAGGATCGAGCCATGGGCAGAGGCTAATCTTGCACTGTTGTATCGCATGAATGCACCAGAGATGCTGGAACACTTGGGTGGTCCGGAAACGGAGGAGCAGATCCTGGCGCGCCACAAACGCTACGTCGAGATTGGCGGCAAGGGGAATGGCCGTATGTTCAGCATCGTTCTGCTTCCAGAACTAGAAGCGGTCGGCAACATCGGGTACTGGGAACGTGTCTGGAAGGAAGAGACCGTGTACGAGATCGGTTGGGGCGTTCTGCCGACTTTCCAAGGCAGAGGCATTGCAAGCGCCGCAACCGCGGCGGCTGTTGCCAGCGCCAGGACGGAACCGAAGATCAGGTACATTCACGCATTCCCGTCAGTCGATAACCCCGCATCGAATGCCATTTGCCGGAAACTCGGTTTCAAATTCATCGCCGAGTGCAGCTTCGAATACCCTCCGGGGAGCTTCATGCGGTGCAACGATTGGAGATTGGACCTTACTGCTGTTACGTAA
- a CDS encoding right-handed parallel beta-helix repeat-containing protein: protein MFHTAILVVAPNGDDNHSGSKEAPFLTINKAQNVVRERIKDGMSQDVTVYLRGGTYFVDATLQFDDRDSGRDGFRVSYRNFPGEVPRLVGGKQISHWEPYKDSIWKTKVGQGWSFHTLYVDGDRIPKARLPANGYFQVEGQSGESYLEGFKFHSNEIPFGSDLTNSQVFIWPGRGEWNWFSEMREIDSIDYDQRFVRFKYPSIWDIGVGSRYYIQGSLHFLQSPGQFHLDETEGWLYYRPKSGKPLHQKIIAPTVTRLIELKGGDHECQVQHLTFSGLNLSCTDFFGEYKMIQEEPGLNNVERDEHREGLIYINYAADIEISHCQIGNSGSCGIFMDHYAQNITMTGNHIEHLGYIGICASGFSPIQGSFTTAEASYTNKGHRITNNYIKHGGELVGHGCGILLYQSGDNDISHNTIAHMPRYGISLKGLRHKVMPATLYGIPVTWENHWDFLHTRNNHIAYNDISNVMTDSQDGGLLESWGVGTGNVIHSNHLHHSGIHFSYGFGIYLDDASDYFTVTNNVLSHLYSTGEGKLWMLIFSKGIGNRIQGNLLVSNPHAIAAIGTQEMAGEENKEIVVDGNIVYNSGYLYYFVNWRKDKFAAADRNLYWKDEGPCKVAGKLPLDPCGQDRLGRSEYDWEAWRSLLNGKFDGHTLITDPLFIHAAEGDYRLQPNSPAYRLGWVNIDFGKIGPQ from the coding sequence ATGTTCCATACAGCGATATTAGTTGTAGCTCCGAATGGTGATGACAATCATTCTGGCAGTAAGGAGGCTCCATTCTTAACCATTAATAAAGCTCAGAATGTGGTGCGTGAACGTATTAAAGACGGCATGTCTCAGGATGTAACTGTTTATCTTCGCGGTGGAACATACTTTGTAGACGCAACCTTGCAATTTGACGACCGCGATTCCGGTAGAGATGGATTTCGTGTTTCTTATCGAAATTTCCCAGGTGAAGTACCGCGATTAGTTGGGGGAAAACAGATTTCCCATTGGGAGCCTTATAAGGATAGCATTTGGAAAACAAAGGTCGGACAAGGTTGGAGCTTTCATACGCTTTATGTAGATGGAGATCGTATCCCAAAAGCTAGACTTCCAGCCAACGGTTATTTTCAAGTAGAAGGACAATCGGGTGAATCCTACCTTGAAGGGTTCAAGTTCCATTCAAACGAAATTCCTTTTGGAAGCGATCTCACGAATTCGCAGGTATTTATTTGGCCAGGAAGAGGAGAATGGAATTGGTTCTCGGAGATGAGAGAGATTGATTCGATTGACTATGATCAGCGTTTTGTGAGATTCAAATATCCTTCTATCTGGGATATTGGTGTTGGTTCACGCTATTACATACAGGGCTCACTCCATTTCCTACAGTCACCTGGGCAATTTCATCTGGATGAAACGGAGGGATGGCTCTATTACCGTCCCAAGAGTGGAAAGCCTTTACATCAAAAGATTATTGCACCGACCGTCACAAGGCTTATAGAGCTGAAAGGAGGCGATCATGAATGCCAGGTACAGCATCTCACGTTTTCGGGCTTGAATTTATCATGTACGGACTTTTTCGGTGAATATAAAATGATTCAAGAAGAGCCTGGATTAAACAATGTTGAAAGAGATGAGCACAGAGAAGGCTTAATCTATATCAATTACGCTGCGGATATCGAAATTTCCCATTGCCAGATAGGGAATTCGGGAAGCTGTGGAATTTTTATGGATCACTACGCACAAAACATCACAATGACTGGCAATCATATCGAGCATCTTGGTTATATCGGGATTTGTGCTTCTGGCTTTTCCCCTATTCAAGGATCTTTTACAACAGCAGAAGCCTCTTATACGAACAAAGGACATAGGATTACCAATAACTATATCAAACATGGAGGCGAGTTGGTGGGGCATGGCTGTGGGATCTTGTTATACCAAAGCGGGGATAATGATATCTCCCATAACACCATTGCTCATATGCCGCGCTACGGGATTTCTCTTAAAGGATTAAGACACAAAGTCATGCCCGCTACCCTCTATGGGATTCCGGTCACATGGGAGAATCACTGGGATTTTCTTCATACAAGAAATAATCACATTGCCTATAATGATATATCCAATGTGATGACAGATAGCCAGGATGGCGGATTACTTGAATCTTGGGGCGTGGGCACAGGGAATGTCATTCACAGCAATCACTTACATCATAGTGGCATTCATTTTTCCTACGGATTTGGTATTTACTTGGACGATGCGTCTGACTATTTTACAGTAACCAATAATGTACTCAGTCATCTGTATAGCACAGGAGAAGGAAAACTCTGGATGCTGATTTTCTCAAAAGGAATCGGTAACCGGATTCAAGGTAACTTGCTTGTCTCTAACCCGCATGCAATTGCTGCCATTGGGACTCAGGAGATGGCGGGGGAAGAAAATAAGGAGATCGTGGTTGATGGAAACATCGTTTATAACTCCGGGTACTTGTATTATTTCGTAAATTGGCGTAAGGATAAGTTTGCTGCTGCTGACCGTAATTTGTATTGGAAAGATGAGGGGCCATGCAAGGTTGCTGGTAAATTGCCGTTAGATCCATGCGGACAAGATCGCCTCGGTAGAAGTGAATATGATTGGGAGGCTTGGCGATCGTTATTGAATGGTAAATTTGACGGGCACACGTTAATCACGGATCCACTATTCATTCATGCTGCTGAAGGTGATTATAGGCTCCAACCGAATTCGCCTGCGTATAGGTTAGGTTGGGTGAACATTGACTTCGGGAAAATAGGACCACAGTAA
- a CDS encoding SDR family oxidoreductase, with protein MKILVTGATGQLGSKVVEALLASVPAERLAVSVRDTEKATDLRSRGVEVRHGDFDDPASLDKAFAGVDRLLIVSTQGDNETRIRQHLAAVSAAERAGVGFIAYTSATNAEESSLFLVPVHRATEEAIRKTGIPYSILRNNWYIENEIGTIQGVLAGAPLVTSAGAGKVGWASRGDYAQAAAAVLAGNGHENTVYELSGTPITHEDLAAVLAEVLDREVPIQQVDDETYGKIMAGAGVPEQVVPILVAIQSAIRDGVLDIESNDLQTLLGRPVTPLSEAVEVLVSGLKS; from the coding sequence ATGAAAATTCTAGTAACAGGTGCAACAGGACAATTGGGATCAAAAGTGGTGGAGGCTTTACTTGCATCCGTACCAGCTGAAAGATTAGCTGTCAGCGTAAGAGACACGGAGAAGGCAACCGATTTACGTTCTCGGGGAGTTGAAGTGCGCCATGGTGATTTTGATGATCCAGCATCTCTTGATAAAGCTTTCGCTGGCGTTGACCGCCTGCTTATCGTTTCGACGCAAGGGGATAACGAAACTCGAATTCGTCAACATTTAGCTGCTGTATCTGCGGCTGAACGCGCTGGAGTTGGTTTCATCGCGTACACTAGTGCTACAAACGCAGAGGAAAGCTCTCTCTTTCTCGTGCCCGTGCATCGTGCGACAGAGGAAGCGATTCGCAAAACGGGAATCCCGTACTCAATTCTACGTAATAACTGGTACATCGAAAACGAGATTGGAACGATACAAGGCGTATTGGCGGGTGCACCGCTCGTGACCTCGGCAGGGGCTGGCAAAGTAGGGTGGGCTTCTCGCGGCGATTATGCACAAGCGGCAGCAGCTGTGCTTGCAGGTAACGGACATGAGAATACCGTTTATGAGCTCTCAGGCACACCGATCACGCATGAGGATCTCGCAGCGGTTCTGGCTGAGGTCCTTGACCGCGAAGTTCCTATTCAGCAAGTTGACGATGAGACTTATGGTAAAATCATGGCCGGTGCAGGGGTTCCTGAACAAGTTGTTCCCATTCTTGTTGCCATCCAAAGTGCGATTAGAGATGGCGTTCTAGACATAGAGAGCAACGATCTTCAGACACTTCTTGGTCGCCCGGTTACACCACTAAGCGAGGCGGTTGAAGTTCTTGTGAGCGGATTAAAGTCATAA
- a CDS encoding AraC family transcriptional regulator: MKIFGFYKSKKYLQRVLISIMLSMVIVLMASTLANTYILEKSVKSIQEESNLKVLTQFQYNFSYMNEVITHLSYFVIKDNLLIPLMFDDMLPKMDLIRGYQRMTNILESSSFLHSMAIYNHTQNEIYGTTSHFLLDGGVTKKKIRDWLLDPSHQHLTSRLIPVSLEKEDGQIDTFAFIVTDSFKPFSTHESAIIFYIKSDWVFDSLKKMNVRSNRDQGDLLIADREGRLYSSNTNNIYSNEYNRLSIQQMITSRKRESKSPSGFVIGDISGEKSMITYMEDPIPDWTILYIQSYEKLMEDVTQTRVKSLGFSGVFLLIAIGLSIWLSYKLYHPIEDMLKRIRVHGAGDRLPGLLEGDEFDVMSERYLKLSEKLHEISSEQIVKKYYIRKFLTDSQMFSHNDILNLIKKHDLYISVKYEIQVCVFRIDHFLTYDRNTTTSSKKMYSFAIVNIAQEIMSKVYPSEAVEVWGDHVVLIVSMYGSSNDAVSEQIVHLIREIQLTIHHFYGLSLSCGISDRISQLPHLSAGYTQALTNNLYKIIFGYRSIITTEDIKENVTNSLVSIPVTIERKLSEALKKGQMTEAGIELEKAFSLVNKFNYDDIHRAVTNLAWVIKNTALEIMDNRVSKFAMNMDYIHHITQEKETLEEMYLTLLSLCAKICESQRPGATERNDLILDTIKELIHQKYSDVNLGQQSIALTVKLSSAYIGKLFKESFKMTITEYINEVRLRRAQLLLESGNHTVLEIMEECGYSNPSYFFRLFKAKFGSTPKEYRMKKSIS; encoded by the coding sequence TTGAAAATATTTGGGTTTTACAAATCCAAAAAATATTTGCAGCGAGTTCTGATCTCTATCATGCTGTCAATGGTTATTGTGCTGATGGCCTCGACGCTTGCTAATACGTATATCTTAGAGAAATCGGTTAAAAGCATTCAGGAAGAGTCGAATCTAAAAGTGCTCACGCAATTTCAATACAACTTTTCCTATATGAACGAAGTCATTACCCATTTATCGTATTTCGTCATTAAGGACAATCTTCTAATTCCGCTTATGTTTGATGATATGCTGCCCAAAATGGATTTGATTCGCGGTTACCAAAGAATGACGAACATATTGGAAAGCTCATCCTTTTTGCATTCCATGGCCATCTATAATCACACCCAGAATGAAATTTACGGAACAACAAGCCATTTTTTGCTGGATGGCGGCGTTACGAAAAAAAAGATCAGGGATTGGCTGCTCGATCCATCGCATCAGCATCTAACGTCAAGGCTCATTCCTGTCAGCTTAGAGAAAGAAGATGGGCAGATTGATACGTTTGCCTTTATCGTCACCGATTCCTTCAAACCTTTCTCAACCCATGAATCAGCTATTATTTTCTATATAAAATCAGACTGGGTATTTGATAGCTTGAAGAAGATGAATGTCAGGAGTAATCGTGATCAGGGCGATCTTCTGATAGCGGATAGAGAAGGACGACTATACTCATCGAATACGAATAATATCTATTCCAACGAATATAACAGATTGAGTATTCAACAAATGATTACAAGCAGAAAGAGAGAATCGAAGAGTCCGTCGGGGTTTGTTATCGGTGACATTTCAGGTGAAAAAAGCATGATCACCTATATGGAGGATCCTATTCCTGATTGGACAATCCTTTATATCCAGTCCTATGAGAAATTGATGGAGGACGTCACGCAGACGCGAGTGAAATCGTTAGGTTTTTCAGGTGTGTTTCTCCTCATAGCGATAGGGTTATCCATCTGGTTGTCGTATAAGCTGTATCACCCAATTGAAGATATGCTCAAACGAATACGAGTTCATGGAGCAGGGGATAGGCTGCCCGGGTTACTCGAAGGCGACGAGTTCGATGTCATGAGCGAACGTTATTTGAAATTATCTGAGAAGCTTCATGAAATCAGCTCGGAGCAAATCGTCAAAAAATATTATATTCGTAAGTTTTTAACGGATAGTCAGATGTTCTCCCATAACGATATCTTGAACCTGATTAAAAAACATGATCTATACATTTCAGTTAAGTACGAAATTCAGGTGTGTGTGTTTCGCATCGATCATTTTCTGACTTATGACAGAAACACAACAACTTCCTCCAAGAAAATGTATAGTTTCGCCATCGTGAATATTGCACAAGAAATCATGTCAAAGGTTTATCCTAGTGAGGCAGTGGAAGTTTGGGGGGATCACGTTGTCCTCATTGTATCTATGTATGGCAGCTCAAACGATGCGGTTAGCGAGCAAATCGTTCACCTTATTAGGGAAATTCAGTTAACTATTCATCATTTTTACGGTTTATCTCTCTCCTGCGGCATAAGTGACAGGATCTCACAGCTGCCTCATTTGTCGGCAGGCTACACACAGGCTTTGACTAACAATTTGTACAAAATTATTTTTGGTTACAGGTCGATCATTACAACTGAGGACATTAAAGAAAATGTAACTAATTCGCTCGTATCCATACCCGTTACCATCGAGAGAAAGTTGTCAGAAGCATTGAAAAAAGGGCAAATGACGGAAGCGGGAATCGAGTTGGAAAAAGCCTTCTCACTCGTTAATAAATTCAATTATGACGATATACATCGGGCAGTAACTAATTTAGCTTGGGTGATCAAAAATACAGCATTAGAAATAATGGACAATCGTGTCTCCAAATTTGCAATGAACATGGATTACATACACCACATTACGCAGGAAAAAGAAACATTGGAGGAAATGTATCTCACCTTATTGTCTTTATGTGCGAAAATATGTGAAAGCCAGAGACCGGGGGCTACGGAGCGTAATGACCTTATTCTTGACACAATAAAAGAATTGATCCATCAAAAGTATTCGGACGTGAACCTTGGCCAGCAATCGATCGCATTGACTGTCAAACTATCCTCCGCCTATATTGGCAAACTGTTCAAGGAAAGCTTCAAGATGACCATCACGGAGTATATCAATGAGGTCCGTTTGAGGCGTGCACAGCTTCTGTTGGAAAGCGGCAATCATACCGTTCTAGAAATTATGGAAGAATGCGGTTATTCAAATCCAAGTTACTTTTTCCGTTTGTTCAAGGCCAAATTTGGCAGCACACCGAAGGAATATCGTATGAAAAAATCTATTTCATGA